A DNA window from Akkermansiaceae bacterium contains the following coding sequences:
- a CDS encoding DoxX family membrane protein, with product MNPDLSMAHLLARLALGLNIAMHGLTRIPRFGEFKGYLTKEFTGSPLPEGLIVPSAVGIVAAESVIGVLLLLGLFQRQALIAGGVLMLALLFGVCLIWNWGAAGSQMVYVLYFVGLLATLKYDKWSLDARFRKA from the coding sequence ATGAATCCGGATCTATCCATGGCCCATCTGCTGGCCCGGCTCGCGCTGGGGCTGAACATCGCGATGCACGGGCTGACCCGCATCCCGCGCTTCGGCGAGTTCAAGGGCTACCTGACGAAGGAATTCACGGGTTCCCCGTTGCCGGAGGGTCTCATCGTTCCCTCGGCAGTCGGCATCGTCGCGGCGGAGTCCGTCATTGGCGTGCTGCTGTTGCTCGGCCTGTTCCAGCGGCAGGCTCTCATCGCGGGTGGCGTGCTGATGCTTGCCCTGCTGTTCGGCGTCTGCCTGATCTGGAACTGGGGTGCTGCCGGTTCGCAGATGGTGTATGTGCTCTACTTCGTCGGGCTGCTGGCGACCCTGAAGTATGACAAGTGGTCGCTGGATGCCCGTTTCAGAAAGGCCTGA
- a CDS encoding flavin reductase family protein, with amino-acid sequence MIELDILGEHLDRAYPILAGLVTPRPIAWVTTLNEDGSVNVAPFSFFNVFGDDPPLVIFAPGDREDGTPKDTALNCARTGEFVVNLVTEDLKEVMNRTSATHPYGVSEVEVEKLATAPSSAIAPPRLADASAALECKVHEIQIIGTNRLVLGIVQRVWVKEEFFDTETLRVRGDRFHPIGRMSVPNWYCHTTDLFEMVRPG; translated from the coding sequence ATGATCGAACTCGATATCCTCGGAGAACACCTGGACCGCGCCTATCCCATCCTCGCGGGGCTGGTCACGCCACGGCCCATCGCCTGGGTGACCACGCTGAATGAAGATGGCTCGGTGAATGTCGCGCCGTTCTCGTTCTTCAACGTCTTCGGGGATGATCCGCCGTTGGTCATCTTCGCGCCCGGTGACCGGGAGGACGGCACGCCGAAGGACACCGCGCTCAACTGCGCCCGGACCGGAGAGTTCGTGGTGAACCTGGTCACGGAGGATCTGAAGGAGGTGATGAACCGCACCTCCGCCACCCATCCCTACGGTGTCAGCGAGGTGGAGGTGGAAAAACTGGCGACGGCCCCTTCATCGGCCATCGCCCCGCCCCGGCTGGCGGATGCCTCCGCCGCGCTGGAGTGCAAGGTTCATGAGATCCAGATCATCGGCACCAACCGGCTGGTGCTGGGCATCGTCCAGCGCGTCTGGGTGAAGGAGGAGTTTTTCGACACGGAGACGCTGCGGGTGAGGGGGGATCGGTTCCATCCCATCGGCCGCATGTCCGTGCCCAACTGGTATTGCCACACCACCGACCTCTTCGAGATGGTGAGGCCGGGGTGA
- a CDS encoding nucleotidyl transferase AbiEii/AbiGii toxin family protein: MADLGRPLRETGLGRSGQKHPQSPTSRVRFLLRLVRITSNFLPMLRFDAVPEAVKALLLRLEQQPSLAEFALGGGTSLALRFGHRLSVDLDFFTTEPFSPQLFSEGLGLADAKVMGIAPNSLTMDAGGVKLDFLRHAYPMLESPEIIDGVCLISLPDVTAMKLNAIANRGSKKDFYDFVELLEHYGPPEMLDFFCRKYPASDPFTVIRSLAWFGDAESEPDPVSLKGVTWEDVKRQVKMVVARL, from the coding sequence TTGGCAGACCTTGGTCGCCCACTTCGGGAAACCGGCCTTGGCCGATCTGGTCAAAAACATCCGCAGTCTCCAACCTCGCGCGTTCGCTTTCTGCTGCGCTTGGTTCGAATTACCTCCAACTTCCTTCCGATGCTTCGCTTCGATGCCGTCCCGGAAGCTGTGAAAGCACTGCTGCTCCGGTTGGAGCAGCAGCCTTCGCTGGCGGAATTCGCGCTTGGGGGTGGAACGTCGCTCGCTCTCAGATTCGGTCACCGTCTTTCGGTCGATCTCGATTTTTTCACGACGGAACCGTTTTCACCCCAGCTTTTTTCAGAGGGACTCGGGCTGGCGGATGCGAAGGTCATGGGCATTGCCCCGAACTCCCTCACGATGGATGCCGGTGGCGTGAAGCTCGACTTTTTGCGGCATGCCTACCCTATGCTGGAATCTCCGGAGATCATCGACGGCGTATGTCTGATTTCATTGCCGGATGTCACTGCGATGAAGCTCAATGCGATCGCAAACCGCGGCTCAAAGAAGGATTTTTACGATTTCGTGGAGCTCTTGGAGCACTACGGGCCGCCGGAGATGCTGGATTTTTTCTGCAGGAAATATCCGGCGAGCGATCCTTTTACCGTCATCCGCAGCCTGGCTTGGTTCGGGGATGCCGAATCCGAACCCGATCCGGTTTCCCTGAAAGGTGTCACTTGGGAGGACGTGAAACGGCAGGTGAAGATGGTGGTGGCACGTCTTTAG
- a CDS encoding sigma-70 family RNA polymerase sigma factor → MSAPPSDHNQFPPTRWTLVRKAMARQDTNAFAALSSLCEIYYRPILAVIRSQGYALHEAEDLRQRFFAGLVNRRNLGVATEKGIKLRAFLLQQLKGFLIDHYRHTVAAKRDSRKNEFLDDPQGACPGDAMPQLDSGSPDRDYDRRWRKALVSECMRLLAVEWEENRRMDGNLLPFSEIGPMLGYSSDESQRDMAARLGIDRNLITRDLARLRERLGKIIREQVAQTLSDPSGEQIREELKELMLLE, encoded by the coding sequence ATGAGTGCTCCCCCCTCTGATCACAACCAATTCCCGCCGACCCGCTGGACGCTGGTGAGAAAGGCGATGGCACGGCAGGATACGAATGCCTTCGCCGCGCTCTCTTCGCTGTGTGAGATCTACTACCGGCCGATCCTGGCGGTGATCCGGTCACAGGGATACGCCCTGCATGAGGCGGAGGATCTGAGGCAGCGCTTTTTCGCCGGTTTGGTGAATCGGCGGAATCTTGGCGTTGCGACAGAAAAGGGGATCAAATTGAGGGCATTCCTGCTCCAGCAATTGAAGGGCTTCCTGATCGACCACTACCGCCATACCGTTGCCGCGAAAAGGGACTCGCGTAAAAACGAGTTTCTGGATGATCCGCAGGGAGCGTGCCCCGGGGATGCCATGCCGCAGCTTGATTCCGGTTCGCCGGATCGGGATTACGACCGTCGTTGGCGAAAGGCGCTGGTCAGCGAATGCATGCGGTTGCTCGCCGTCGAATGGGAGGAAAACCGCCGGATGGATGGGAATCTGCTCCCGTTCAGTGAGATCGGGCCGATGCTGGGTTATTCTTCCGATGAATCCCAGAGGGACATGGCGGCACGTCTGGGGATTGACCGGAACCTCATCACGAGGGATCTGGCGCGGCTGAGGGAAAGGCTGGGGAAGATCATCAGGGAGCAGGTTGCGCAGACCCTTTCGGATCCATCCGGTGAACAGATCCGCGAGGAGCTGAAGGAACTGATGCTTCTGGAGTGA
- the lysA gene encoding diaminopimelate decarboxylase: protein MHGFSYKNGSLSCEDVQLSALAEEYGTPLYVYSAGTIVDHFQRLDKAMEGVDHEVAYAVKANSNLSVLRLLATHGAGFDIVSGGELFRVIKAGGDPAHCTFAGVGKTREEIVYALEQGIYSFNVESEEELRYLNQVAGELNLIAPAAVRVNPNVDAKTHKYISTGKSENKFGVDFEAISGLYARAAAELPNIRLRGLQMHIGSQLTSIAPFIEAVEKVIPLVLELKAKYGIEFWSIGGGIGIIYKDSLESGSVDWWQAQPEEERPLTIERYGKELVPRLKDLGLKILLEPGRYIVGNAGVLITKCLYEKKGSAKTFKIVDAGMNDLIRPALYEGHHEIVPLKEPASAERVKVDVVGPICESGDFFCQDRELPDFQPGDHIALMSAGAYGFAMASNYNSRPLPAEILVEGDTATVIRKRQTLEDVIAGEL from the coding sequence ATGCACGGCTTTTCCTACAAAAACGGTTCCCTTTCCTGCGAAGACGTCCAGCTTTCCGCCCTTGCGGAGGAATACGGCACCCCCCTCTACGTCTATTCCGCAGGCACCATCGTCGATCATTTCCAGCGTCTGGACAAGGCGATGGAAGGCGTGGACCACGAGGTGGCGTATGCCGTGAAGGCGAACTCGAACCTTTCCGTGCTGCGCCTGCTCGCCACCCATGGCGCGGGCTTCGACATCGTCTCCGGCGGCGAACTTTTCCGAGTCATCAAGGCGGGCGGGGATCCGGCCCACTGCACCTTCGCCGGTGTCGGCAAGACCCGCGAGGAGATCGTCTATGCGCTGGAGCAGGGCATCTACTCCTTCAACGTCGAGAGCGAGGAAGAGCTGCGCTACCTCAACCAGGTGGCGGGCGAACTGAACCTCATCGCCCCCGCCGCCGTCCGCGTGAACCCGAACGTGGACGCGAAGACCCACAAATACATCTCCACCGGCAAGTCCGAGAACAAGTTCGGCGTCGATTTCGAGGCGATCTCCGGCCTCTACGCACGTGCCGCCGCGGAACTGCCGAACATCCGGCTGCGTGGCCTGCAGATGCACATCGGCTCCCAGCTCACCTCCATCGCGCCTTTCATCGAGGCGGTGGAAAAGGTCATCCCGCTGGTGCTGGAGCTGAAGGCGAAGTATGGCATCGAGTTCTGGTCCATCGGTGGCGGCATCGGCATCATCTACAAGGATTCGCTGGAATCCGGCTCCGTTGACTGGTGGCAGGCCCAGCCGGAAGAGGAGCGTCCGCTCACCATCGAGCGCTACGGCAAGGAACTCGTCCCGCGCCTGAAGGACCTCGGCCTGAAGATCCTGCTTGAGCCGGGCCGCTACATCGTCGGCAACGCCGGTGTGCTCATCACCAAGTGCCTCTACGAGAAGAAAGGCTCCGCCAAGACTTTCAAGATCGTCGATGCCGGCATGAACGACCTCATCCGCCCCGCGCTGTATGAAGGCCACCATGAGATCGTCCCGCTCAAGGAGCCTGCCTCCGCGGAACGCGTGAAGGTTGATGTCGTCGGCCCCATTTGCGAGAGCGGCGACTTCTTCTGCCAGGACCGCGAGCTGCCGGACTTCCAGCCCGGCGACCACATCGCCCTCATGTCCGCCGGTGCCTACGGCTTTGCCATGGCGTCCAACTACAACTCCCGCCCGCTGCCCGCGGAAATCCTCGTCGAGGGGGACACCGCCACCGTCATCCGCAAGCGCCAGACGCTGGAGGATGTCATCGCGGGGGAGCTTTGA
- a CDS encoding alginate lyase family protein: MNFFRTLLVSSALVVSIHAATPGIYGIPPRLLEERLEAWKNGDPASRPPVERLMKEADALLGAKPLSVMDKKLLPASGDRHDYYSFGIYWWPDPEKPDGLPYIRKDGVVNPESREGNDSVPFGRTNHAVFTLGLVYHFSGKEAYAAKTAELARVWYLDAETGMNPNFNHAQAVPGMNAGRGIGLIEASTLPDLMDGIALIRSSEAWTDQDDTRMTEWLGAFHQWLRTSKNGLDQEKASNNHGVYYDVLASHLALYLGEKNEAEQRLRNALARRVDAQIQADGKQPHELKRTISFSYTIFNTDAFFQLATLGESVGVDFWGHRGPKGQGLKPAMDLLAPYADRKKPWNLGKQIKPVGRSSILPFLQQALRYEENPGYRSLLEKHGGVKKDERWRLTR, from the coding sequence ATGAATTTTTTCCGGACCCTTCTGGTTTCCTCCGCGCTGGTGGTATCCATCCATGCGGCGACGCCCGGCATCTACGGCATCCCGCCGCGCTTGCTGGAGGAACGTCTGGAAGCGTGGAAGAATGGGGATCCCGCCAGCAGGCCGCCGGTGGAGAGGCTGATGAAGGAAGCGGACGCATTGCTGGGCGCGAAGCCCCTCTCCGTCATGGACAAGAAACTGCTGCCTGCCAGCGGGGACAGGCATGACTACTACAGCTTCGGCATCTACTGGTGGCCGGACCCGGAGAAGCCGGACGGCCTGCCATACATCCGCAAGGACGGGGTGGTGAATCCGGAATCACGGGAGGGGAACGATTCCGTCCCGTTCGGACGCACGAACCACGCCGTGTTCACGTTGGGCCTGGTCTATCATTTCAGCGGAAAGGAAGCCTATGCCGCGAAGACGGCGGAACTGGCGCGCGTCTGGTATCTGGATGCGGAGACGGGGATGAACCCGAACTTCAATCACGCGCAGGCGGTTCCGGGAATGAATGCCGGTCGTGGGATCGGACTCATCGAGGCGTCCACCCTGCCGGACCTGATGGACGGCATCGCCCTCATCCGATCTTCGGAAGCATGGACGGATCAGGATGATACACGGATGACGGAATGGCTCGGCGCGTTCCACCAATGGCTGCGCACCAGCAAGAACGGGCTGGACCAGGAGAAGGCGTCGAACAACCACGGGGTCTATTATGACGTGCTGGCTTCCCACCTCGCGCTGTATCTCGGGGAAAAAAACGAAGCGGAGCAACGCCTGAGGAATGCGCTGGCAAGACGGGTGGACGCTCAGATCCAGGCGGACGGAAAGCAGCCCCACGAACTGAAACGGACCATTTCCTTCAGTTACACCATTTTCAACACGGATGCCTTTTTCCAGCTCGCCACCCTCGGGGAGTCCGTGGGTGTGGACTTCTGGGGGCACCGCGGGCCGAAGGGGCAGGGGCTGAAGCCCGCCATGGACCTGCTGGCCCCGTATGCGGACCGGAAGAAACCATGGAATCTGGGCAAGCAGATCAAACCCGTCGGGCGATCCTCCATCCTTCCGTTCCTACAGCAGGCGCTGCGCTACGAAGAAAACCCCGGCTACCGCTCGCTGTTGGAAAAGCACGGCGGCGTGAAGAAAGATGAACGCTGGCGCCTGACGCGGTGA
- a CDS encoding protein kinase, producing the protein MQPSPPAGPDDIPDDDDGVLMGNNITALLGNALTGRTLTDGFPWELPGEDELKRMFPSYVIEEILGQGGMGVVYKALDTVFGGIVAIKLLPPKSASDAQLMARFKREAQLMKPLEHPGIVKIHSFVQTGEGNAYFVMDFVDGHTIHELVQLKRISVKRTLELMIQICDALSYLHSRGIIHRDIKPSNILVDQQGNARLLDFGIAGRLDRKGDTLTIAGHNPGTPFYMAPELHRGDAPTVASDVYSLGVTFYEMLTGECPQVNAPPPSARSRADKRIDRIVFRALRTDPAGRYGNTAEIRKAVEGCFPRKREQRKALVIAGCILGVAALAFIAIGRGPAGKTGRGAGGEVAVPSAIAPVPSAEVGASGVPEARPGNKVGDIFELALPGGGSMTFCYCPAGEFMMGSPPTEATRTSDEQQVRVRISRGFWMARTECTQAQWKAVTGEDPSHFKGDDLPVDRISWNAANDFVSRLEITGGLEGSWKATLPTGAQWEYACRAGSTTAFHFGDVFNGEQGNCRGDEPYGTNRQGPRMIRSVPVAGYPANAWGIHDMHGNVREWTSDWSGNGGREGADPTGPPSGTVHSFRGGSWGDAPWRCRAARSARVSSDDMPGYWNGLRVAIVSTEPAVGGR; encoded by the coding sequence ATGCAGCCCTCTCCACCAGCAGGACCCGACGATATCCCGGACGATGACGATGGAGTGCTGATGGGAAACAACATCACCGCTCTGCTGGGCAATGCCCTGACGGGCCGGACACTGACCGATGGCTTTCCCTGGGAGCTGCCCGGAGAGGATGAGTTGAAGCGGATGTTTCCTTCCTACGTCATCGAGGAAATCCTCGGGCAAGGAGGAATGGGGGTCGTCTATAAGGCTCTCGACACTGTTTTTGGCGGGATCGTCGCGATAAAGCTGCTGCCGCCAAAGTCGGCGTCGGACGCACAGTTGATGGCGAGGTTCAAGCGGGAAGCCCAACTCATGAAGCCGCTCGAGCATCCGGGAATCGTGAAAATCCATTCCTTTGTCCAGACAGGGGAAGGGAACGCCTACTTTGTCATGGACTTCGTGGACGGCCACACCATCCACGAATTGGTGCAGTTGAAACGCATCTCCGTGAAAAGGACCCTGGAGCTCATGATCCAGATCTGTGACGCACTGTCCTACCTGCACTCCCGGGGAATCATCCATCGGGATATCAAGCCATCAAACATACTGGTGGATCAGCAGGGCAACGCCAGGCTGTTGGATTTCGGTATCGCCGGGCGGCTTGATCGGAAAGGGGACACACTCACCATCGCCGGCCACAATCCGGGAACTCCTTTCTATATGGCTCCTGAGTTGCACCGCGGGGATGCACCCACGGTGGCGAGCGATGTTTATTCTCTGGGTGTCACCTTTTATGAGATGCTCACCGGTGAGTGTCCGCAAGTGAATGCGCCTCCCCCTTCCGCCAGATCCCGTGCGGACAAGCGGATCGACAGGATTGTGTTCCGTGCCCTCAGGACCGATCCGGCAGGCCGTTATGGAAACACCGCCGAAATCCGCAAGGCGGTGGAGGGATGTTTCCCCCGGAAAAGGGAACAGCGGAAGGCGCTGGTAATAGCCGGGTGCATCCTGGGGGTGGCGGCGCTCGCTTTCATCGCCATCGGCCGGGGTCCCGCCGGAAAAACGGGAAGGGGTGCGGGTGGGGAAGTCGCCGTTCCGTCCGCCATCGCCCCGGTCCCGTCTGCGGAGGTCGGAGCCTCCGGAGTGCCGGAAGCCAGACCCGGGAACAAAGTCGGTGACATCTTCGAACTGGCGCTTCCAGGAGGCGGCTCGATGACATTCTGCTACTGCCCGGCGGGGGAGTTCATGATGGGAAGCCCCCCCACCGAAGCGACGCGCACGTCCGATGAACAACAGGTAAGGGTCCGCATCAGCCGGGGATTCTGGATGGCCCGCACGGAGTGCACGCAGGCTCAGTGGAAGGCGGTGACGGGGGAGGATCCCAGTCATTTCAAAGGCGACGACCTGCCCGTGGACCGCATCAGTTGGAATGCCGCGAATGATTTCGTCTCCAGATTGGAGATCACCGGAGGATTGGAAGGTTCGTGGAAAGCCACCCTGCCGACGGGTGCCCAGTGGGAGTATGCCTGTAGGGCCGGCAGCACCACGGCTTTCCATTTTGGGGACGTTTTCAACGGAGAGCAAGGGAACTGCCGTGGTGATGAACCCTACGGAACCAACCGCCAGGGGCCCCGCATGATACGATCCGTTCCCGTGGCCGGCTATCCGGCCAATGCATGGGGAATACATGACATGCACGGCAACGTCCGCGAATGGACGTCCGACTGGTCGGGAAATGGCGGACGTGAGGGGGCTGACCCGACAGGTCCTCCGTCCGGAACCGTCCATTCATTCCGCGGCGGATCCTGGGGGGATGCCCCGTGGCGATGCCGGGCGGCAAGGTCTGCCAGGGTGAGTTCGGATGATATGCCGGGCTATTGGAATGGCCTGCGGGTTGCCATCGTCTCCACGGAACCAGCCGTCGGGGGACGGTGA
- a CDS encoding phosphoribosylformylglycinamidine synthase — protein MNRIFVEKKPGFDVEARHLLHDLRESLDLPDLAEVRIIQRYDIDGLTDAEFQAASKAILTEPQMDFSSEFFSLSENETAFGVEYLPGQFDQRADSAAQCVQILTGKERPDVFSSRIYVLAGDLSEGDVARIKAFVINEVDSHEIDVDAPYQRRAISAPADVQVIDGFIRLTGTDLFALRRQLGLAMSDADLAFCQTYFRDEEKRDPSITEIRMLDTYWSDHCRHTTFLTKIDKVTFDEEGTTPVQEAWKNYLATREKLGRTEKPVTLMDIALIGMRELKASGELDNLEVSEEVNAASIVVPVSIDGKPEEEWLVMFKNETHNHPTEIEPFGGAATCLGGCIRDPLSGRSYVYQAMRVTGAADPLTPFADTLPGKLPQKKICQTAAAGYSSYGNQIGLATGQVAEVYHPGYVAKRLEIGAVVAAAPRANVFRGTPAPGDVILLIGGRTGRDGVGGATGSSKEHTDTALENSAEVQKGDAPTERKIQRLFRNPELTRKIKICNDFGAGGVSVAIGEIAPSLVINLDAVPKKYDGLDGTELAISESQERMAVCVDPSEIAYFIAEADKENLECVHVADVTGDGRLVMIWRGKTLVDLSRAFLDTNGVQQTAEIHVAGAKEVEKQLPSSLTEALSSLNVASQKGLGERFDGSVGAGTVLWPFGGEHQLTPPDAMVAKLPLLEGQTDVATFMSWAYDPYISSASPFHGAVYAVTESVCKAVAAGARLSDVRLTLQEYFPKLGTNPSRWGLPFAALLGAFHAQHKLRLAAIGGKDSMSGSFNELDVPPTLVSFALAPGDAKLALSPEFKKAGSTVSLVEVPCDEDGLPDFDALKATAEALHKLNKEGKILSMKALGSAGLSPAIAICCFGNGIGFDGSFENEFGGRHFSFLIEHQYDLPESLGAQKLGQTTAEPAFILNGESQPLANLQAAWTGKLEPIYPTKPAEASGAELPEIPLDPIFQIRNRTSPIARPKVLIPAFPGTNSEYDSAKAFNEAGAASEILVFRNLTAKHVEESLDALAAQIRASQILFIPGGFSAGDEPDGSGKFIATVLRSPRVADAVMDLLKNRDGLILGVCNGFQALIKTGLVPYGEIRDSEPNAPTLAHNDIARHISCYAYTKVISSRSPWLAQTQPGDIHRIPLSHGEGKFHASPETIAELVANGQVATQYCDANGVPSLDPFITPNGSVAAIEGITSPCGRVFGKMGHTERAGQHVARNIPGNKHQPIFSGGVAYYA, from the coding sequence ATGAACCGCATTTTCGTCGAAAAGAAGCCCGGATTTGATGTCGAAGCCCGCCATCTGCTCCATGACCTCCGCGAATCCCTCGATCTGCCGGATCTGGCCGAAGTGCGCATCATCCAGCGCTATGACATCGACGGTCTGACGGATGCGGAGTTCCAGGCCGCCTCGAAGGCGATCCTGACGGAGCCGCAGATGGATTTCTCCTCGGAGTTCTTCTCACTCTCAGAAAACGAGACCGCCTTTGGCGTGGAGTATCTCCCCGGCCAGTTCGACCAGCGCGCGGACTCCGCCGCCCAGTGCGTGCAGATCCTCACCGGCAAGGAACGCCCGGACGTTTTCTCCTCCCGCATCTACGTGCTGGCAGGCGACCTTTCCGAAGGCGATGTCGCCCGGATCAAGGCCTTCGTCATCAATGAGGTGGATTCCCACGAGATCGACGTGGACGCGCCCTACCAGCGCCGCGCCATCTCCGCCCCGGCGGACGTGCAGGTCATCGACGGCTTCATCCGTCTCACAGGCACGGATCTTTTCGCGCTGCGCCGCCAGCTCGGCCTCGCCATGTCGGACGCGGACCTCGCTTTCTGCCAGACCTATTTCCGGGATGAGGAGAAGCGCGACCCCAGCATCACGGAGATCCGCATGCTGGACACCTACTGGTCCGACCACTGCCGCCACACCACCTTCCTGACAAAGATCGACAAGGTGACTTTCGACGAGGAAGGCACCACCCCCGTTCAGGAGGCCTGGAAAAACTACCTGGCCACCCGCGAGAAGCTGGGCCGCACGGAAAAGCCGGTCACGCTCATGGACATTGCCCTCATCGGCATGCGCGAGCTGAAGGCATCCGGTGAACTGGACAACCTGGAAGTCTCCGAAGAAGTGAACGCCGCCTCCATCGTGGTGCCCGTCAGCATCGACGGAAAACCGGAGGAAGAGTGGCTCGTCATGTTCAAGAACGAGACGCACAACCATCCGACGGAGATCGAGCCGTTCGGTGGAGCCGCCACCTGCCTCGGCGGTTGCATCCGTGACCCGCTTTCCGGACGTTCCTACGTCTATCAGGCGATGCGCGTGACCGGTGCCGCGGATCCCCTCACCCCGTTCGCGGACACCCTGCCGGGCAAGCTACCACAAAAGAAGATCTGCCAGACCGCCGCAGCCGGTTATTCCTCCTACGGCAACCAGATCGGCCTCGCCACCGGGCAAGTCGCGGAAGTGTATCACCCCGGCTACGTCGCGAAACGGCTGGAGATCGGCGCCGTCGTCGCCGCAGCGCCGCGTGCGAACGTGTTCCGCGGGACGCCCGCTCCGGGCGATGTCATCCTGCTCATCGGCGGACGCACCGGCCGCGATGGTGTCGGTGGTGCCACCGGCTCCTCGAAGGAACACACGGACACCGCCTTGGAAAACTCCGCCGAGGTACAGAAGGGCGACGCCCCCACCGAGCGGAAGATCCAGCGCCTTTTCCGCAATCCGGAGCTGACCCGGAAGATCAAAATCTGCAACGACTTCGGCGCGGGCGGTGTTTCCGTCGCCATCGGTGAGATCGCCCCATCGCTGGTGATCAACCTGGATGCGGTGCCGAAAAAATATGACGGACTGGACGGCACCGAGCTGGCTATCTCCGAGTCCCAGGAACGGATGGCCGTCTGCGTCGATCCGTCCGAGATCGCCTACTTCATCGCGGAAGCAGACAAGGAAAACCTCGAGTGCGTCCACGTGGCGGATGTCACCGGTGATGGCCGTCTGGTCATGATCTGGCGCGGCAAGACCCTCGTCGATCTGTCCCGCGCGTTCCTCGACACCAACGGCGTCCAGCAGACCGCTGAAATTCACGTGGCTGGGGCGAAGGAAGTGGAGAAGCAACTGCCATCTTCCCTCACGGAAGCACTCTCATCCCTCAACGTCGCTTCCCAAAAAGGTCTCGGCGAACGCTTCGACGGTTCCGTGGGTGCGGGCACCGTGCTCTGGCCATTCGGCGGCGAGCACCAGCTCACCCCTCCCGATGCCATGGTGGCGAAGCTCCCGCTGCTGGAAGGCCAGACGGATGTGGCCACCTTCATGAGCTGGGCCTACGACCCCTACATTTCCTCCGCCTCGCCCTTCCACGGCGCGGTGTATGCGGTGACGGAATCCGTCTGCAAGGCGGTCGCCGCCGGTGCGCGCCTGTCCGACGTCCGCCTCACCCTCCAGGAGTATTTCCCGAAGCTGGGCACCAACCCAAGCCGCTGGGGCCTCCCCTTCGCCGCGCTGCTGGGTGCGTTCCACGCGCAGCACAAGCTGCGGCTCGCCGCCATCGGCGGAAAGGACTCCATGTCCGGTTCCTTCAATGAACTGGATGTCCCGCCGACTCTGGTTTCCTTCGCGCTGGCCCCGGGTGATGCGAAGCTCGCCCTTTCCCCGGAGTTCAAGAAAGCCGGATCCACGGTGTCCCTCGTGGAGGTGCCGTGCGACGAAGACGGCCTGCCGGACTTCGACGCGCTCAAGGCAACCGCCGAGGCGCTTCACAAGCTCAACAAGGAAGGGAAGATCCTTTCGATGAAGGCGCTGGGCAGCGCGGGCCTTTCCCCGGCCATCGCCATCTGCTGCTTCGGCAATGGCATCGGCTTCGACGGCAGCTTCGAGAACGAATTCGGCGGCCGTCATTTCTCGTTCCTCATCGAGCACCAGTACGATCTGCCGGAATCGCTGGGCGCGCAGAAGCTCGGCCAGACCACTGCGGAACCCGCCTTCATCCTCAATGGCGAATCCCAGCCGCTGGCGAATCTGCAGGCGGCGTGGACCGGCAAGCTGGAGCCGATCTATCCGACCAAGCCTGCGGAGGCATCCGGAGCTGAACTGCCGGAGATCCCGCTGGACCCCATTTTCCAGATCCGCAACCGCACCTCCCCCATCGCCCGGCCGAAGGTGCTCATCCCCGCCTTCCCCGGCACGAACTCGGAATACGACTCCGCCAAGGCATTCAACGAAGCCGGCGCGGCCTCCGAAATCCTCGTCTTCCGCAACCTCACCGCGAAGCATGTGGAGGAATCCCTGGACGCACTGGCGGCACAGATCCGCGCGTCGCAGATCCTCTTCATCCCCGGTGGCTTCAGCGCCGGTGACGAGCCGGATGGTTCCGGGAAATTCATCGCCACCGTGCTGCGCAGCCCGCGCGTCGCGGACGCGGTGATGGACCTGCTGAAAAACCGTGACGGCCTCATCCTGGGTGTCTGCAACGGCTTCCAGGCCCTCATCAAGACCGGCCTCGTCCCCTACGGCGAGATCCGCGATTCCGAGCCGAACGCGCCGACGCTGGCCCACAACGACATCGCCCGCCACATCTCCTGCTACGCCTATACGAAGGTCATCAGCAGCCGCAGCCCGTGGCTGGCACAGACCCAACCCGGAGACATCCACCGCATCCCCCTTTCCCACGGCGAGGGCAAGTTCCACGCCAGCCCGGAAACCATCGCGGAGCTGGTCGCCAACGGACAGGTCGCAACCCAGTATTGCGACGCAAACGGCGTCCCATCGCTGGATCCGTTCATCACTCCGAACGGCTCCGTCGCCGCCATCGAGGGTATCACCAGCCCGTGTGGCCGGGTCTTCGGCAAGATGGGCCACACGGAGCGCGCCGGCCAGCATGTCGCCCGGAATATCCCCGGCAACAAGCACCAGCCGATCTTCTCCGGCGGCGTCGCTTACTACGCGTGA